DNA from Ananas comosus cultivar F153 linkage group 12, ASM154086v1, whole genome shotgun sequence:
attaaaatctaaatttaattttaatggcagtaaattattaattaatctaattaatatatttaaattattatttattacttaaataataaaataattaattaatttattatttataattaattattaataattagataattattattattaattattatttataattaattattaataattaatataattattaatttttattaataattattaataattattattgttaatgatatcgatattattattaatatattatttataattaataattaatattatattattatttattaataattaattaattattattattcttaataattagataatcgatgttattattaatttattatttataattattattaataattattatttttatttattaataaatattaatattaattattaataattagataatcaatatatttaataatttattatttataaattaattaataagaaataattaataatattattatttattaattaataatataataataataattaataataaataaaaaaattattaattagataatcgttattaataatttattatttataattaattattattaataattattatttataattaattattaataattaattttttatttatttttaagtaatatttttatgttaattaattacataatataattttaatttcaaattataacgtttattcctcttgttccaatctaatcatccaaacactatttaccttattcctagaaacaacctaattttcatccaaacgcaaaattggtctagctcctacttatacctgaacttatacctatccctaaaactagcagttcttatttatacccgaaccaaacgcagcctaagaAAAGGGAAAGAGGTGGAGCACACAAACTAGAGGCCATAGCCCGCGGGATGCGAAGAAGCCTTAGGGAGGCTCCAAAGATTGCCAATTCATAAATGGCCAACAGCACAATAAACCTCACGTTCCGTGGGATGCAGAGAAGCCTCATAGGGTCTAAAGGTTGTcaattcataagtttataaattataaaagatataaaatatttgttcTACACCAAGTACAATTTGTTTTGTGCTCATTGCTTCAATTCTTCATGCTTTCGAGAATGGCCAAACTCGTCGAACTTATGTCTAGCCATCTACCAATTTTGATCATGTAAAACCCATGTAACCCAGCTTGATTCGATCcaactcgtgttcagctcaACTCAACCAAATTTTAGCTCAATCCGAGGTCAACTTCCGTTGGATCGTAGAAATGGAGGTTTTAACTTTTTTCTTGAGTTGGATTAGGGTTAGCCCTTTGATTACCATTTTGAAGTGAAACCAAGTTCATAACGAATTGGTGATTAATGTGAAGGTTAATTCGTTGAGAAAACTTAGAACCTTGGATAATTAGGCGGGATTGCTTGTGCTAATTTAAATGGACAAAAATTGAATGGCCTAAAGAAATTTCTATTGAATTATATCAAAGAATTTATCGTTTAAATTACAGCAGATATGAAAATATAATCAATGATAGTATCGATCGGATGGTATCCAAATCGAGTCGACATATGTGATTCAATGTGTTGTGTTCATTTTTGCGTCTATTTTCTTGTGCTTCGACTAGGTTCTCACTATGCAAACTTAAAAGTTATCACAAACAGGAAATTCTTTGCCTTCTTTTACATCTGTTCTATGTGATGATCCAATCAAAAGATTCGGTTTCTGTTGATATAAGAACATATAAAGAAACAAGGATAATCCGCAAAGGACTATATTAGTAGTGAAATAGCAGTTATATTAGCAGGTTAATCAAAAGTATACACTCATGCAATGCTGCAAAAAGTAAGAGCTATTTACTGCaactttgcaaataaaattGATGCTTCTGTATCCTTTATCAGTCAAGTTCAATTAAAACTTTCAATATGTTTTGAGTTTTACAGTGCTAACAGGATCATTTACATCGTTTATGAATCAATTTAATCAAACCCCAATGCGATAAACCACAATTTTCACAAGATTTTAGAACATTAAAAGAAGAATAAACATGGTAGATCTAACTGCAAATGTAGAACAAGCCTAATTAGCATCTGCAGTAATCTCCATGCTTTAACGAATTTGATCTAAGGTGAATAGATATGTGTAGAAGCTAGTAAAAGTCGCATTTAAATCATTTTGATCGTATCGTCTCGAGATCTCGACTGTCGAGAAGCATAAACTGAAATACAGTTTACAGAAGATCAAATAGAGGAAAAAGGGAACGATGTCGTGTTCCCTCTTCAAGCTACATGAGAGAGTATCTGCGAACTATTTTTGTGTTTGCTTAACAATTTAACTTAACACCACTCAAAACCAATATTTTCCACATGTGGTAGAGTTTTTCAACTCATACACAATTTTTTAGAATGAATTTGTGTTTGAACTTCAATAGGAGAATTTGAAGCATGTGTACCAAACTAAATAGTTTGTGTCACTTCGACGATATTCGAACGGCGATTATTCACCCATTTCTTATCAGAttttcgaaattcaaaatcgtACTATTAGatcttctctctttctatcATTTGAgatcaataaatcaaaaaaaagtGCTCAAAGGAACCTTCAAAAAGGCTAAAGTTCTCACCGAACTCACACAATAGCCTGGTGCATGACCATTGCagctttaaatttgaatttctcaTGAAATATTAGGCCAACTTAAATGATTTTACTCTCATTTTAAAGCTAAGTTCCTTAGCTtcaatttgattcaaatttcgTTTAAATCCGTAAGCTGAATCTCAAGCTATTGAGACATGAATTTGAGGGGAAAACACAATGAAACTATAAAGGCCTGTTTCCTCTCGTGCTAAGCTGATTCGCCAATCCGCATTCCAACCATTTAACCGCTTTCGACCGTTGATGCTCGGTTAGATCCAAAGGtcgaatttaaaaaatagacgGATGAGGATCCGAGGGCAGGGGCGGTGTACCAATCAGAACCCGCCACGCGTCCCAGCGCTCACCGTCGCTCCCTATTTAAACCCGTTTCGTATCTTCTTCTCCGTCGTAGTCGACCTCCGACCCTCGCTATCGCATTCCCCTTCACGAAgccccaaccctaaccctaagccTAACCCCATCTCTTAGCTGCTCCGACCGATCCCCTTCCATGGCGACGGAGGAGGCgacgagcggcggcggcggcaccgcCCCCGCGGCGGAGCCCGCCGCCGAGAACCATGCTCCGGCGGAGGGGACGGCCACGGCCAATCCGAAGAAGCAGCGCGCCCCGAAGGAGCCCAAGGAGAAGAAGCCGCGGAAGCCCCGGTCCCCTCCCTCCCATCCCCCGTACATCGAGGTGAGCATCGCATTGAATGGAATCTTAGCTTCGTTTCCTCTGTTGTGTGGTTTTGGGATGTGAAATCGGGATCCGAGTAAAACCCTAACGTTtgaccctaaccctaaccctaaccctaaacgcAGATGATCGGGGAGGCGATCACCGCATTGAAGGAGAGGACGGGGTCGAGCCAGTACGCGATCACGAAGTACATAGAGGAGAAGCACAAGGATCATGTACCCCCCAACTTCAAGAAGCTCCTCCTCTTCCACCTCAAGAAGCTCACCGCGAGCGGTAAGCTCACCAAGGTCAAGAACTCCTACAAGCTCCCCCCGCTCCGCCCCCGCGCTCCCGAAGCGAAGCCGAAGCCGAAGCCAAAGCCAAAGCCAAAGGCAGCCGCGGCCAAGCCGAAGCCGAAGCCGAAGCCAAAAGCGGCTGCTGCCAAGCctaagcccaagcccaagccaaAAGCAGCTGTGGCTAAACCGAGCACGAAGCCGAAGCCAAAAGCAGCTGCGCCGAAGCCGAAGCCGAAGCCGAAGCCTAAAGCGCTGAAGCCAAAAGCAACTGCGGCGAAGCCGAAGCTGAGGACGAAGGCGTCGCCGGGGAAGAAGAGGGTGGCGCCGAAGagggcgccggcgccggcgccggcgaagaaGGCGAAGGTGGCGAGGAAGGGGAAATAGGTGtagttttctcttcttctttttttttttttttttttaaatttctcttCCGGTTGGTTTAGTTAGAGTGGCAGTGTTTGTAAATTTAGTAGTCGTGAGATGGTGCATGCATCTTCGAGTTGTTTGAGTGGGAAAAGAAAAGTTTATAAGAATTTAGTCTCCTACTTTTTCATTGTATGTTTCTTCTATTGAAAGTGGAGGGGATGGTAACTGATCATTACTTATTTTTCTCGGTTTAGATTCAGGGCTGTTAATTCAGCTTTCGCTGTTTATGAGTTAGCTTGTAAGATTTAAGATAAACTTGAGGTGGCTTGCTCGGCTAATAANatatatattaattttaatcaatttaaatgtaaaaaaaattatattttatgaattttaatttctagattagaattttaattttttaatttttcttttaacttttcaCCTAGTAGGAGGGTTGCTGCTTGTGAGCTTGCTTGTGAGCTAGTTTGTGTCGgcttatttattaaacgagtctAGTTTGTGTCGgcttatttattaaacgagtcgaATGAGAATTGGCTCTATTTTGCTTGTGTTTGTTGAcaattctaattaaattattgtaaattGCCTCGGCGAATTTGCATAagaaaatcaattaattttgtatttttgcaaaaaaaaaaatattaattttttcgtttttgtcGATTCAATctgaattattaataaattgattaaattattattattatttttttaattttcatgtttCTCTTCCTTCCactcttttctgttttttttttctttattatttttttttcctgtttcttctctctcttcgccTCTTCAATATATAGGGGAGGAGGGATAAGaagtgggaaaaaaaagaaagagaatagaGATATTTTCATTACTTTCATAAAAATTTAGTGAGAATTTATAAAGTTTGAAAATATAGGCTGATTTTGCATTGCAAATATGCAAAATTGATaagttttttatacaaaaaaggCCACTTAAATTTGCCAGTAGCtaaaatctttttaattaatttttttttatggtgctaaagttaattaaaataataacaactgAAATTTACtgttatattttctttattcattTATGTGTTAGTctaacaaatttaataaaataaaaaaaaagtagaataaTCATATGTACTGTATTTGACTAAAAGCATAACATTTGGTACCGATGTTTTCAGTTTGAAGTCCAGATGCTTTGTATTTTTAgttgaatttatttctaaaatagtgAAGTGGcaaattttgcttttttctctcaaacaaaatgacaaaaatagtaaatttgtttacttaaattttagttttaaaaaaatattcttgaaCTTTGTAAGCAATGAGAAAAACAATTtctgatttttgaaaatccaaaATAAGCAGATTTGTTTTGAAATATATTGTGAATCTAACCTGTTTTGGAAAATTTCACTTCATTTATGCggaatttttttaatgtaaattgttcacaattattataaaaattaagtttgtTTAGGGATATTTCAATTTTACATCATCACTCCCCTTTACATTCCCATAAAAAGGGCAGAGCAGAGAAAATATCTTTAATTGTAACAGTCGTACTATACAAACCAACCAAACTGTGCCGTATAATCATAACTAATATACACCTGTGCTTTGCAGTGGGTCGATagtatttcaaataattaatatatataattatttaaattttaaaattaaaaaatataaaaaatttatatagtcTTTTATATATTACTAGTTGATTGTACATACAAATAcacataacaattattttaatttattttaaaaccactattaaatattttcaatatgcgttatatatttttatacagaTCCGATGTATCTAAAATCTTTATTAGATATGTAGAAAGTATTTATTCAACCTTGCCTCAAGTGGAGACGTGGCTCATTGAGAAGTTGCTTTTATGATGTGATGAACTGTCAAATTATATAATCTTAtcttatagattatagattaccAGTTTACACACTACCTTTTTTAGATATTTGGTATTAAATCAGATATTAAAATAGCCTTTTGTTAATAAGCAAATATGAGATTTAGTCTAAGCTATTTTTCATATTGGAAGATTCTTGCTTTAAGGAGCATGaacaaatatatagatatatatatatatatatatgcaataattCCACCAGTTTTTgatatatattgttttattgtaatataaaattcttcttatattttaaaaaattagaactttcacagaaataatatataaaaatttaactttataaaaacatatttataatttactatatttgtagaaaTCTATATGCATTTAACTCTTTCCTTTAATTTATGTCTTTTATTTATGGTGCAACTGGTCATTAATTTTAGCTACACTACTTTGTTGTATTCTTTGCCCTTAATTGCACTTTTCCCTGCCTCTCTGGCTCGCTGCAATTTTGGTTTTCACCACAGTATCCGCCTGTCAGCCACTTTTCCTGTTTCAAAATCTTATCAAACATTGCAGTCTGCTTTCACACCCATCGAATTCTTGATCTTGAGCCAGCCTGCTTTTCGTCGCAGCAAATTCTCCATCTTGGGGTCTTGACAGTTACTCAGCCGCGGCAGACGTTAAAATTCTTGGTGAAATTGCGGGGGCTGCAAGCCAAATTTCGGCCGTCGAATCGTAGACGACATGTTAAAGTACGATTCAACACCGAGGCTCTCGATGATCGAAGATACAAAAGCTCAAGTGACAGTTGATCAGCGTGTTCGTGACATTGTTTTACGTGTTAGTCTCGTTAGCTAGATCGTCCTATCATTTCGATTCATTTTTGAAAAGCTTTTATTGATTCAATTCCTAAAGGCTAAGGATTAATGTCTCGTTTGTCCCTTTCCGATCATCTCACTTTGCTCATTCCACTTTCATAGATTCGCTTGGTTCGTCGAAACCGTTTGAGAGTCAAAGAAGATCGATTGCTCTTCGACATTTTGAACTCATTGGGGTACTGTAAAGGAGAGCGATCGATTTGTCGGGGACTCTTTCCTTTGATCATCCCCTTCCTCGACTTTTCGGAGCATGCTTTGATGCCAAATATCCTATTTTGAAGCTTTGTTTCGTCATTTGTCAAATGTTCATATCGATTTTGATGGTTATGCACTATTTTCGGGTCTTTTGCGTCGCAGCCCGATATCGGCTAGTAACTTGAATATGAAGTATAGCATATTAGAGATGATGGTGCTTCTGCTATCTACAAGTGCATTGATGCGACTACGTAGTCACATATCTATGTTAGCAATCGTCACCGATAGTCGAATACTACGACTTACATTCGAGCTAAAGATGTGGTAGAGTCGTCTCCCCCTCGATGTTTCGTGATATGTTTTAACAATTTTTGCACACCTTGATGTCCTTCAAATGCTTGTATACTCAACACTTAGAAATGAATATATTTAGaatctgtctctctctctctctcttttgtttttttgtttttttaaaaaaacttttgatgTAGAATTCAGTGAAAATGCAAATCTAATCCCTTCGACGGAAACGTGTAGCGCCTTTTTTGATCTCGCGCTTGGTCGATCCGGGATCGACGGGGTTGATCAATGCGGGCTCTCTAAATGTCGTTGAAGGTcctctagtgaccaaactcGTAGTAGACCGAGTTAAGAACGAGCTAGGTCTTGGTTCTACCTTTCAAGTCCCTCCAGAATCCAACAGTAAGAACGGAAATGAACCGCTTTTGGATCGAGCCTGCCCATGAGTGCATCTAATTCGGTCTAACCAAATCCCAACATTCGAAAAGAGAAATCTCTCTTTTATATGTTCGGTATCTCGATCGCATCAGCTTAATTTGTTTAAGGTTTCCCAATGATTGCTTTTCTAATTTTGAGTGCAACTACAGAACGTTTGCGTAACTCTCACCAACCGACCAATTATACCGCACAGCTTGagtaaataaaagagatatGTTAAACACAAAATTCGTCGACCCAAACAAACCCGTCGCGTACTAAAACTATCTTAAAATTAGCATCAACAGTTGACTAGTAGCTAATGCTTCTTGCAACAAGAACAAAAGAATAATCTAGCGAAGAAAGGTTATAGAATTCTTTCCTCTACTGATCCTAATTCAGTTTTATGCTTCACTGGAATTATGttaccaaaggaaaaaaaatcaaaatcgacGAAAACGTAACATTTAGTTGCACTTGATTTAGTTTTGCTAAAGATCAATCAATAGGGTTCCAATGAaggaaaaaatagagagaagggGAGCCAGAGGACCCTATTAAAGTGGCGGTAATACGATAGCAATATGATGCACAAGCCAAAAAAGAAGTTCCATTTTGTTCATCGTTGTTTGATGCGACGATCCGATACAATGATTTGATTTTTATAGATCAACGAGCTTACAAAGAAATAGGGATAACCCTCGACTTAATTCACGGAACTTTGAATGACTTGAATGGCAAAGAGTCTAGCTTATAAAACCAAATTGTGTAAAGTTTCAAATAGTTAATGCCAAAGAAGCGATATCTACTGCAACATAAGAGATGAAATAGATGCTCAAACATAAATATTAGTCGAGTTCAAGTAACTCCTTAGCAAAGTCCAATGCATCAAGCGAACTAATCTCATCGCAAAACATCATCTGCAATTGTATTCACACTTTTACTAATTCCATATAAGAATTGTAAGGAGCTAGTGAAGTTGTTAGATCACAAGGAACTCTACATCATGTTGATGAAATTGTTCCTATTGTCGAAACGCGTACTTTTGACGAAAGAGAGCATACAAAATCAAATTCCGAGAGGTCGAAATGCATCAAGCATTGTTTCCTCTTCACACATGAAGATGTCTATGAACAAACAAGTACTTATCGGAAAAACAAATGCGAAATAGTTTGAGCAGTAGCATTCTAAGATGCTTTCATACCACAAACCATCTAAATCGACAGCGTAAGTTTTGAATCGcgcttcaaattttaaattaggtgCTTTGTTTGAAATTTATGCTATGATGATTTGAAGCATACCAAACAAATCATGATTAGTAAAAACATTTGTGTCACTTCGACGCCGTTCAAACAGCGTTTAATCTCTCGTTTCTGATCGGATTTCGATGATTCAAAGTGTGACTATTAGCTATGCTCTTCCTCTATCATTTGAGATCAACAAAACACACCAAAGTGATCAAAGGATCCTTCTAATAGGCTAAAAACCTCATCAAACTCACACAGAAACCTTGTGCATGACCAGTGTcgcttcaaatttaaatttctctcAAAATGTGGGACCATTTTAAACAAATTTGCACTCATTTGAAAGCTAAGGTCCAGAGCTTCAACTTGATTTAAATTTCATTTGAATCCATGGGCCACAGCTAAAGTTATTGAGATTTAAATTGGAGGGAAAAGCACACTGAAACTTTGGCCAATCCCTTTGTAGTCCTACCTATGCTCTATCCTGGCTCCATCCATTTACCCACTCCCTACCGTTGATGCGAGTTTAGATCGAACGGCCCATATTTGAAAATAAGGAGGGAGTAATCCGAGTGCGGGCATGTTGACCAATAACACAGCCCCACGTGTCGTCCGCTCTCTCACATCGCCCACTATTTAAATCCATTTCGTTCTCTTCCTCGCCCATCATCGTCAACctacgctctctctctctctctctctctctttcttactCTCTCTCATAACCGATCGCGTTCGTCTACGGGAGactctaaccctaaccctagctcgaTTCTATACGCTCCCCGATCCATGGCGACGGAGGAGGAAGCGGCGGAGGGCGGCGCCGCCCCGGTggagggggcggcggaggaggagcccGCCGCCGAGAAcgacgccgccgcggcggagggaGCCGCGGTGGGGAACGCGAAGAAGCAGCGCGCCCCGAAGGAGCCCAAGGAGAAGAAGCCGCGGAAGCCCCGGTCCCCTCCCTCCCATCCCCCGTACATCGAGGTGAGCATCGCATTGAATGGAATCTTAGCTTCGTTTCCTCTGTTGTGTGGTTTTGGGATGTGAAATCGGGATCCGAGTAAAACCCTAACGTTtgaccctaaccctaaccctaaccctaaacgcAGATGATCGGGGAGGCGATCACCGCATTGAAGGAGAGGACGGGGTCGAGCCAGTACGCGATCACGAAGTACATAGAGGAGAAGCACAAGGATCATGTACCCCCCAACTTCAAGAAGCTCCTCCTCTTCCACCTCAAGAAGCTCACCGCGAGCGATAAGCTCACCAAGGTCAAGAACTCCTACAAGCTCCCCCCGCTCCGCGCCCGCGCCCCCGCCTCGGCCTCCGCCCCCGCGCCcgagcccaagcccaagcccaagcccaagtcgaagcccaagcccaagccaaAAGCTGCCTCGGcgaagcccaagcccaagccgaAAGCCGCGGCGGTGAAGCcgaagcccaagcccaagccgaAACCGAAAGCAGCTGCGGctaagcccaagcccaagccgaAAGCGGCGGCGCCTCCGGCGAAGCCGAAGACGAGGGCGGCCACGAGGAAGACGAAGGCCAAGTAGTAGTAAGAGTCGTagcattttgtttttgtttttgttttgttttatttttatttttaattgttttctcatctttttttttcttttcaccctttttttttttaattttgtttttgaggTAGTGGCAGTGTTTGTAAATTGGATATTGCGATAGGGGTATGTTTGGACGGAATTTGTGTTGTTTTCTTCAGCAGGAGTATTTGCTATTATTAGCTTTAAAGAGTTATCACACCTATTCCcatctttaattaatttcatattttgtgagTTTGTgatatttctattttatttgtttgtttttattctAAATAATGTTCACGTGCTACAGCGTTCCCTGATTGGGGGAAGCAGCTATTAGTGCTAATAAATAatgtgataataataataataggtatTTAGGTGCGTAGTTTTTGCATGTGGTGGTGCttgagaattttattaaatttatcaaaaattaattagttatgaTTTATAAACAATgtatatttatgaaatttgattagatttaaacataaaattagaaattaaaaaatagtttagtcTAGTCTTAAATTAATAGATGAAATACAGGATTTTAGAGAAGCCCGTAGTTGGAGAAatgatttatttgattgatTAGGAATGATATGTTACTAATATAACCGGTGTATCTATCTTTATCTTTATGCATGTTTACGGACTATGTTAAGTTTGTTTGAGTGGGTGTAAGTTAAGGAAGGTACGACTCTGACTAGTCACGTATCGTTCCTATGGTGTATTAGATAGATGGGTATTTGATCAAAGGATGCTTGCTAAGGTTGAGATATGGCCGATATATGCCGTAGGAATGTCATTGTCAGGTGACTGACTAGAAGTGGCTGCTAAATAAATCAACGGTGTTTCAAAGGAAAGCTCTGCTGTTCTGTCTCCTCGCGCACAATGCTCTAATAAGCCGCAACCTATTTTTACGCTGCCATCTAACAAAACAG
Protein-coding regions in this window:
- the LOC109718549 gene encoding histone H1-like, which produces MATEEEAAEGGAAPVEGAAEEEPAAENDAAAAEGAAVGNAKKQRAPKEPKEKKPRKPRSPPSHPPYIEMIGEAITALKERTGSSQYAITKYIEEKHKDHVPPNFKKLLLFHLKKLTASDKLTKVKNSYKLPPLRARAPASASAPAPEPKPKPKPKSKPKPKPKAASAKPKPKPKAAAVKPKPKPKPKPKAAAAKPKPKPKAAAPPAKPKTRAATRKTKAK
- the LOC109718548 gene encoding histone H1-like, with protein sequence MATEEATSGGGGTAPAAEPAAENHAPAEGTATANPKKQRAPKEPKEKKPRKPRSPPSHPPYIEMIGEAITALKERTGSSQYAITKYIEEKHKDHVPPNFKKLLLFHLKKLTASGKLTKVKNSYKLPPLRPRAPEAKPKPKPKPKPKAAAAKPKPKPKPKAAAAKPKPKPKPKAAVAKPSTKPKPKAAAPKPKPKPKPKALKPKATAAKPKLRTKASPGKKRVAPKRAPAPAPAKKAKVARKGK